The sequence GTGGTGTTGCCCGTATGGCCGACCCGACAGTAATCGAAGCTATCATGAAAACTGTCTCGATACCGGTCATGGCCAAGTGCCGAATCGGCCACTTCGTTGAAGCCCAGGTGCTGGAGGCACTGGGTGTCGATTATATAGACGAGTCTGAAGTACTGACACCGGCCGACGAATCGCACCATGTCTGGAAGCACGACTTCAAGGTGCCCTTCGTCTGCGGTTGTCGCAACCTCGGTGAAGCCCTGCGGCGTATCGGTGAAGGGGCGGCAATGATACGGACCAAGGGCGAGGCCGGTACCGGCAACATCGTGGAGGCCGTCCGGCATATGCGGACGGTAATGGATGAAATCCGCAAGCTGGTGAACATGCCGGAAGAAGAGCTGATGGCGGAGGCCAAGGAACTGGGCGCGCCGTTTGAACTGGTGAAGGAAGTGCATGAAATCGGCAAGCTCCCCGTGGTGAACTTCGCCGCCGGTGGTGTGGCAACCCCTGCGGACGCCGCCCTGATGATGCAGCTTGGTGCTGATGGCGTTTTCGTTGGCTCCGGCATCTTCAAGTCCGACAAACCCGACGTGATGGCTAACGCAATCGTCAAGGCGACCACCCACTACCAAGACCCGCAGATTATCGCCGATGTATCCAAGAACCTGGGCGCAGCCATGCCCGGACTGGATATCAAGCAAATAAAACCTGAGGAGCTACTGGCGCAAAGAGGATGGTAACATGAGGATAGGTGTCCTTGCCCTGCAAGGAGCCTTTGCCGAGCATATCGCCGTACTCAAACACCTGGAAGTAGACACACGGCCCGTCCGTTTACCCCACCAGATGGTGGGACTGGACGGGCTGATTATTCCCGGCGGTGAGAGCACCACCATGACCGGTCTGATGCTGAGCTACAACCTGCGCAGTGAAATCAGCCGGAGGGTGGGGGAGGGGATGCCGGTACTGGGGACCTGCGCCGGGATGATTCTGCTGGCCCGGGAGGTCGTCGACAACCGCGTGGAACCCGTGGCGACCATGGCGATGAGGGTGCGGCGCAATGCCTTCGGACGGCAGAGGGAGAGCTTCGAGGCCGACCTCTCGATACCGGTACTCGGGGAGAAGCCCTTTCCCGGTGTCTTTATCCGCGCCCCCATCATCGAAGAGGTAGACAACGGTGTGGAGGTACTTGCCCGTTTGCCTGACGGTGCGGGTCCGGCAGTGGCCGAACCCGTTATCGTTGCCGCCCGGCAGGGGAATCTCCTTGCCTGCGCATTTCACCCCGAGCTTACTGACGACCTGAGATTCCACCAGTATTTCCTGGGTGTTGTTAACGAGGAATTAAAAGATGAACAGGAATGAACTGGCCCGAAAGATATACAACGTCTCTCATCTAACAGGCGATTTTGTATTACGCTCAGGACAGATATCGAATGAGTATTTTGACAAATATCTATTTGAATCTGCTCCCAGGTTACTAACGGAAATTGCCGGCCATTTGTCTAAACTCATACCGGAAGGGACAGAGGTTCTGGCGGGTCTTGAAATGGGCGGCATACCTATTGCGACAGCCATGTCAATCCAGACTAATATGGCTGTGGTGTTTGTTAGAAAAAAGGCAAAGGAATATGGCACCTGTAAACTTGCCGAAGGAATAGATATAAATGGCAAGAGGGTCTGCATTATTGAAGACGTGGTAACAACAGGTGGACAGATAATCTTGAGCGCAAATGACCTAAAGCAATTCGGTGCTCAAATTGAATATGTAATATGTGTCATCGAGCGTGATGAAAGGTGCAGAAACAACCTGAAAAGGGAGGGGCTGGAATTACTCTCGTTGTTTAGAATGGAGGAATTACAATCCGGAGAAGTCACTTGATAAAGGAGAGTATTCAGACTTCTCCCAAGGAGAAGTAACTCTTGGAAAAAACAATCACCGATGACCTGGAAGCCCTGCTGGACGTTCTCCCGCCCCGCATTCGCCAGCCGCTGGTTGATACGGAGGACCGGAGGGAACTCCTGGAGGTAGTCCTCGACCTCGGCAGGCTACCCGAAGCACGCTTTGCCAGGCGTGAGGTCACGCTTGATGAAGGGGAAGTAACCGAAGAAGATATCGAGTACGTCACCGAGCGTATCAGCAGCTTCGGCGGTGACAACCGGGCCGGGATAGAGCGTACGCTGCACCGTATCTCGGCGATTCGCAACCGGAAGGGCCGCACCGTCGGGCTGACCTGCCGCGTCGGTCGGGCGGTCTACGGCACAATACACATCATCGAAGACCTGGTACAGACCGGCAAGAGCATCCTGCTGCTCGGTCGCCCCGGCGTGGGCAAGACGACCATGCTCCGCGAGGTGGCACGGGTACTGGGTACTGAATTCGGCAAACGGGTCATCATCGTTGATACCTCCAACGAGATTGCCGGTGATGGCGATATCCCCCACCCGGCGATAGGACACGCCCGGCGGATGCAGGTGGCCACGCCCAGCATGCAGCATGCCGTGATGATCGAGGCGGTGGAGAACCACATGCCGGAAGTGATTGTTATCGACGAAATCGGCACCGCCCTGGAAGCACAGGCGGCCCGGACAATCGCCGAGCGTGGCGTACAGCTTGTCGGCACCGCCCACGGGAACACCCTGGAGAACCTGATGATGAACCCCACCCTGGCCGACCTCATCGGCGGGATACAGTCGGTAACCCTGGGCGACGAAGAAGCCCGCCGGAGAGGCACTCAGAAATCTATCCTGGAGCGCATGTCCGCCCCGACCTTCGACATACTGGTCGAGATACAGGACTGGGACCGGGTGACGATTCATCTCGATGTCGGTGAAGCAGTCGACACCATCCTGCGCGGCCAGCCACCGGCTACCGAGACCCGCTGGCCGGACGAGAACGGCGAGGTCCACATCGAGAGGGTTG is a genomic window of Dehalococcoidales bacterium containing:
- the pdxS gene encoding pyridoxal 5'-phosphate synthase lyase subunit PdxS, whose protein sequence is METGTWKVKTGLAQMLKGGVIMDVVTPEHARIAEEAGACAVMALERVPSDIRAAGGVARMADPTVIEAIMKTVSIPVMAKCRIGHFVEAQVLEALGVDYIDESEVLTPADESHHVWKHDFKVPFVCGCRNLGEALRRIGEGAAMIRTKGEAGTGNIVEAVRHMRTVMDEIRKLVNMPEEELMAEAKELGAPFELVKEVHEIGKLPVVNFAAGGVATPADAALMMQLGADGVFVGSGIFKSDKPDVMANAIVKATTHYQDPQIIADVSKNLGAAMPGLDIKQIKPEELLAQRGW
- the pdxT gene encoding pyridoxal 5'-phosphate synthase glutaminase subunit PdxT — protein: MRIGVLALQGAFAEHIAVLKHLEVDTRPVRLPHQMVGLDGLIIPGGESTTMTGLMLSYNLRSEISRRVGEGMPVLGTCAGMILLAREVVDNRVEPVATMAMRVRRNAFGRQRESFEADLSIPVLGEKPFPGVFIRAPIIEEVDNGVEVLARLPDGAGPAVAEPVIVAARQGNLLACAFHPELTDDLRFHQYFLGVVNEELKDEQE
- the pyrE gene encoding orotate phosphoribosyltransferase codes for the protein MNRNELARKIYNVSHLTGDFVLRSGQISNEYFDKYLFESAPRLLTEIAGHLSKLIPEGTEVLAGLEMGGIPIATAMSIQTNMAVVFVRKKAKEYGTCKLAEGIDINGKRVCIIEDVVTTGGQIILSANDLKQFGAQIEYVICVIERDERCRNNLKREGLELLSLFRMEELQSGEVT
- a CDS encoding R3H domain-containing nucleic acid-binding protein → MEKTITDDLEALLDVLPPRIRQPLVDTEDRRELLEVVLDLGRLPEARFARREVTLDEGEVTEEDIEYVTERISSFGGDNRAGIERTLHRISAIRNRKGRTVGLTCRVGRAVYGTIHIIEDLVQTGKSILLLGRPGVGKTTMLREVARVLGTEFGKRVIIVDTSNEIAGDGDIPHPAIGHARRMQVATPSMQHAVMIEAVENHMPEVIVIDEIGTALEAQAARTIAERGVQLVGTAHGNTLENLMMNPTLADLIGGIQSVTLGDEEARRRGTQKSILERMSAPTFDILVEIQDWDRVTIHLDVGEAVDTILRGQPPATETRWPDENGEVHIERVVPEVTERRTPVQKQAIKKDSNHRLFLFGVNRGRVEQVADDMQVGLELTNSLENATLLVTSKKYYRQKPKKVKEAEAFNVPIFVLRGNTPPQIRQLLNTIYPTEVPRQSSSFEQALTEAKEAVDKVMSGEETVELSPQSAYIRRLQHLIAERNALGSQSTGKDPNRRVRIFRG